Proteins encoded together in one Longimicrobium sp. window:
- a CDS encoding FecR domain-containing protein, whose protein sequence is MDERHWRSLVRLFSGEASAAERDELRRWVGEDPARAEEVDRLRALWDASGALPGSGDEDAAWQRVAARTGLLDATPPGVHPIDARLRRAAAPPRRAAWRAPLLRIAAVLVLALGGALVWAQAARAGTRTVSTGKGERVQLVLSDGSRVLLGVDSRLTYPRRFRGGAREVRLRGAAYFEVARDPERPFSVYTADAVTRVLGTRFTVRDYPGGEPARVAVTEGRVAVRPARERAPAAVLVGGQAAELAPGGARPVVERAEPRQDLAWTRGQIAFNNAPVPEVLAELGRWYDVQIQVQDPVLAARHLTIAFEHEPLETLLQEISAVLGARVERRGRVLVLTPAPAARGTAPARGARGESL, encoded by the coding sequence GTGGACGAACGCCATTGGCGGTCGCTGGTGCGCCTCTTCTCCGGCGAGGCCTCCGCGGCCGAGCGGGACGAGCTGCGGCGGTGGGTCGGGGAGGACCCGGCGCGCGCGGAAGAGGTGGACCGGCTCCGTGCCCTGTGGGACGCCTCCGGCGCGCTCCCCGGCAGCGGCGACGAAGACGCCGCGTGGCAGCGGGTGGCCGCGCGCACCGGCCTGCTCGACGCCACCCCGCCGGGAGTGCACCCGATCGACGCCCGCCTGCGGCGCGCCGCCGCGCCGCCCCGCCGCGCCGCCTGGCGCGCGCCCCTGCTGCGGATCGCCGCCGTGCTGGTGCTGGCGCTGGGCGGCGCGCTGGTGTGGGCGCAGGCCGCGCGCGCCGGGACCCGCACCGTCTCCACCGGCAAGGGCGAGCGCGTGCAGCTGGTGCTGAGCGACGGCTCGCGCGTGCTGCTGGGGGTGGACAGCCGGCTCACCTACCCGCGCCGCTTCCGCGGCGGCGCGCGCGAGGTGCGCCTCCGGGGCGCCGCCTACTTCGAGGTGGCGCGCGACCCGGAGCGCCCCTTCAGCGTGTACACCGCCGACGCCGTCACCCGCGTGCTCGGCACCCGCTTCACCGTGCGCGACTACCCCGGCGGCGAGCCCGCCCGCGTGGCCGTCACCGAGGGCAGGGTCGCCGTCCGCCCGGCCCGCGAGCGCGCCCCCGCCGCCGTCCTGGTCGGCGGGCAGGCGGCCGAGTTGGCCCCCGGCGGCGCCCGGCCCGTGGTCGAGCGCGCCGAGCCCAGGCAGGACCTGGCCTGGACGCGCGGGCAGATCGCCTTCAACAACGCCCCCGTCCCCGAGGTGCTGGCCGAGCTGGGCCGCTGGTACGACGTGCAGATCCAGGTGCAGGACCCGGTGCTGGCCGCCCGGCACCTCACCATCGCCTTCGAGCACGAGCCGCTGGAGACGCTGCTGCAGGAGATCTCGGCCGTCCTGGGCGCCCGCGTGGAGCGCCGGGGACGCGTCCTCGTCCTCACCCCCGCGCCCGCGGCCCGTGGCACCGCCCCCGCCCGCGGCGCGCGCGGCGAGTCCCTCTAG
- a CDS encoding RNA polymerase sigma-70 factor — translation MDTSSPAETAVPATAVGQAGPPEPDLAESELAARVRSGDGAAFEALFRRYYRRLHAFAETYVGSSEVAEDLTVDVFVRIWERRAEWSLRGGPKSYLYAAVRNEALAWLRRRKMVERAHADLVRDERRPGMGGPPAAADAQVQAHELADAVERATARLPERTREAFVLHRRHGLSYAEVAQTMGISPRTVEVLIRRAFQALRTQLGGFLVLLLTLFSALL, via the coding sequence GTGGACACGTCCAGCCCCGCGGAGACTGCGGTACCGGCGACGGCGGTCGGCCAGGCCGGCCCGCCGGAGCCCGACCTCGCCGAGAGCGAGCTGGCGGCGCGCGTCCGCTCGGGCGACGGGGCGGCCTTCGAGGCGCTCTTCCGGCGGTACTACCGGCGGCTGCACGCCTTCGCCGAGACGTACGTGGGCTCCTCCGAAGTCGCCGAAGACCTCACGGTGGACGTGTTCGTGCGCATCTGGGAACGGCGCGCCGAGTGGAGCCTGCGCGGCGGCCCGAAGAGCTACCTGTACGCCGCGGTGCGCAACGAGGCGCTGGCGTGGCTCAGGCGCCGGAAGATGGTGGAGCGCGCCCACGCCGACCTGGTCCGCGACGAGCGCCGTCCCGGGATGGGCGGCCCCCCCGCCGCGGCCGACGCCCAGGTGCAGGCGCACGAGCTGGCCGACGCCGTCGAGCGGGCCACCGCGCGCCTCCCCGAGCGCACCCGCGAGGCGTTCGTGCTGCACCGCCGGCACGGCCTCAGCTACGCCGAAGTCGCCCAGACGATGGGCATCTCCCCCCGCACCGTCGAGGTGCTCATCCGCCGGGCGTTCCAGGCGCTCCGCACCCAGCTCGGCGGCTTCCTCGTCCTCCTCCTCACTCTCTTCAGCGCCCTCCTGTAG
- the galE gene encoding UDP-glucose 4-epimerase GalE — translation MRLLVTGGAGYIGSVVVAQLADAGHRVVVFDDLRQGHRAAVDPRAELVPGDLADAPAVERAMAEHRPEGILHFASHTLVGESMERPFLYLGANLRNGLNLLEAAVRHGVRRFILSSTANLFGLPDRVPIGEDAPVRPGSPYGESKHILERVLHWMDNRFGMRYAALRYFNAAGAASPDHGEDHDPETHLIPLVLQVALGQRGHVTIYGDDYDTPDGTCVRDYVHVADLADAHVRALHALDSGSRTYNLGSGRGFSVREVVETARAVTGHPIPAVVGPRRPGDPAVLVASSERIRRELGWEPRFPDLRSIVESAWAWHRAHPDGYGDRGAPPVDAGPAPGE, via the coding sequence GTGAGGCTGCTGGTGACGGGGGGCGCCGGGTACATCGGCAGCGTCGTGGTGGCGCAGCTGGCCGACGCGGGGCACCGGGTGGTGGTCTTCGACGACCTGCGGCAGGGCCACCGTGCGGCCGTGGACCCGCGCGCCGAGCTGGTGCCGGGCGACCTGGCGGACGCGCCCGCGGTGGAGCGGGCGATGGCCGAGCACCGGCCGGAGGGGATCCTGCACTTCGCCTCGCACACGCTGGTGGGCGAGTCGATGGAGCGGCCGTTCCTGTACCTGGGCGCCAACCTCCGCAACGGGCTGAACCTGCTGGAGGCCGCCGTCCGCCACGGGGTGCGGCGCTTCATCCTCTCCTCCACCGCCAACCTGTTCGGCCTGCCGGACCGGGTGCCGATCGGCGAGGACGCGCCCGTGCGCCCCGGGAGCCCGTACGGCGAGTCGAAGCACATCCTGGAGCGCGTGCTGCACTGGATGGACAACCGCTTCGGGATGCGCTACGCGGCGCTGCGCTACTTCAACGCGGCCGGCGCCGCCTCGCCCGACCACGGCGAGGACCACGACCCCGAGACGCACCTGATCCCCCTGGTGCTGCAGGTGGCGCTGGGCCAGCGCGGGCACGTCACGATCTACGGCGACGACTACGACACGCCCGACGGCACCTGCGTGCGCGACTACGTCCACGTGGCGGACCTGGCGGACGCGCACGTGCGCGCCCTGCACGCGCTGGACTCGGGGAGCCGCACCTACAACCTGGGGAGCGGCCGCGGCTTCAGCGTGCGCGAGGTGGTGGAGACGGCGCGCGCGGTCACCGGCCACCCGATCCCCGCCGTGGTGGGCCCGCGGCGCCCGGGCGACCCGGCGGTGCTGGTGGCCAGCAGCGAGCGCATCCGCCGCGAGCTGGGGTGGGAGCCGCGCTTCCCCGACCTGCGCTCGATCGTCGAGAGCGCCTGGGCCTGGCACCGCGCGCACCCCGACGGCTACGGGGACCGGGGGGCGCCTCCGGTTGATGCCGGCCCCGCGCCTGGCGAGTGA
- a CDS encoding nuclear transport factor 2 family protein: MRIFPTPLAVLALAACTSSPPPAPPPQPSSAAGPVMSGAAPGDTCNHVTYAADVEAARAAYVAAWQGGDPQAVARFFTDDARVQTTDETFTGRDAILRGWISKDIGKVGALRLLAHVANYPPGEVIDAGTAMLRFRQADGTFTEERATYRNRWVRQPDGSWRLREVVLHAAAPGLVC; this comes from the coding sequence ATGCGAATCTTCCCCACTCCCCTCGCCGTGCTGGCACTCGCCGCCTGCACCTCCTCGCCGCCGCCGGCGCCGCCCCCGCAGCCATCGAGCGCCGCGGGGCCCGTGATGTCGGGCGCGGCGCCGGGAGACACGTGCAACCACGTCACCTACGCGGCCGACGTGGAGGCGGCGCGTGCCGCGTACGTCGCCGCGTGGCAGGGCGGCGATCCGCAGGCGGTCGCGCGCTTCTTCACGGACGACGCGCGCGTGCAGACCACCGACGAGACGTTCACCGGCCGCGACGCGATCCTGCGGGGATGGATCAGCAAGGACATCGGCAAGGTCGGCGCGCTGCGGCTGCTGGCGCACGTGGCCAACTACCCGCCGGGCGAGGTGATCGACGCCGGCACGGCGATGCTCCGCTTCCGCCAGGCCGACGGGACGTTCACCGAAGAGCGCGCCACCTACCGCAACCGGTGGGTGCGGCAGCCCGACGGCTCCTGGCGCCTCCGCGAGGTCGTCCTCCACGCCGCCGCTCCCGGCCTCGTCTGCTGA
- a CDS encoding FAD-binding dehydrogenase, protein MTHDADVIVVGAGLAGLVAAAELAEAGRRVIVLEQEPEASLGGQAFWSFGGLVLVDSPEQRRMGIRDSRELALQDWLGSAGFDREEDRWPRRWAEAYVDFAAGEKRAWLHARGVRFFPVVGWAERGGYLATGHGNSVPRFHVTWGTGPAVLEPFVRRVREAEARGRVSLRFRHRVGELTVTNGAVDGVRGEVLEPCATGRGCSSPRAVVGEFALRAQAVVVTSGGIGGNHELVRRNWPARLGPPPKRMISGVPEHVDGRMLEVTRAAGGNVINPDRMWHYTEGIHNWSPIWPLHGIRILPGPSSLWLDALGRRLPPPLFPGFDTLGTLEHIAKTGYDYTWFVLTQKIIEKEFALSGSEQNPDLTGKSIRQVLGRVRAGAPPPVEAFKQKGVDFIVEPALPELVRRMNALAGEPLLDPAAVEREIRARDRELDNTFCKDAQITAIRGARAYLGDRLIRVAKPHRLLDPKAGPLIAVRLSILTRKTLGGLETDLSARVLRTDGEPLPGLYAAGEVAGFGGGGMHGYRALEGTFLGGCIFSGRAAGRAAAEAVG, encoded by the coding sequence ATGACCCACGACGCGGACGTGATCGTCGTCGGCGCCGGCCTGGCGGGGCTGGTGGCCGCCGCGGAGCTCGCCGAGGCGGGGCGGCGGGTGATCGTGCTGGAGCAGGAGCCCGAGGCGTCGCTGGGGGGCCAGGCGTTCTGGTCGTTCGGCGGGCTGGTCCTGGTCGACTCGCCCGAGCAGCGCCGGATGGGGATCCGCGACTCGCGCGAGCTGGCGCTGCAGGACTGGCTGGGCTCGGCGGGGTTCGACCGCGAGGAGGACCGCTGGCCCCGCCGCTGGGCCGAGGCCTACGTCGACTTCGCCGCGGGCGAGAAGCGCGCCTGGCTGCACGCGCGGGGGGTCCGCTTCTTCCCCGTGGTGGGGTGGGCCGAGCGCGGCGGCTACCTGGCCACGGGGCACGGCAACTCGGTCCCGCGCTTCCACGTCACCTGGGGCACCGGCCCGGCCGTGCTGGAGCCGTTCGTCCGCCGCGTCCGCGAGGCCGAGGCGCGCGGCCGGGTCTCGCTGCGCTTCCGCCACCGGGTCGGCGAGCTGACGGTGACGAACGGCGCGGTCGACGGGGTGCGCGGCGAGGTGCTGGAGCCCTGCGCCACCGGGCGCGGCTGCTCCAGCCCGCGCGCCGTCGTGGGCGAGTTCGCGCTCCGCGCGCAGGCGGTGGTCGTCACCTCGGGCGGGATCGGCGGCAACCACGAGCTGGTGCGCCGCAACTGGCCCGCGCGCCTGGGCCCGCCGCCGAAGCGCATGATCTCCGGCGTCCCCGAGCACGTGGACGGCCGCATGCTCGAGGTCACTCGGGCGGCGGGGGGGAACGTGATCAACCCCGACCGCATGTGGCACTACACGGAGGGGATCCACAACTGGAGCCCGATCTGGCCCCTGCACGGCATCCGCATCCTCCCCGGCCCCTCCTCGCTCTGGCTCGACGCGCTGGGGAGGCGCCTGCCGCCGCCGCTCTTCCCCGGCTTCGACACGCTCGGCACGCTGGAGCACATCGCGAAGACGGGCTACGACTACACCTGGTTCGTCCTCACCCAGAAGATCATCGAGAAGGAGTTCGCGCTCTCGGGCTCGGAGCAGAACCCCGACCTCACGGGGAAGAGCATCCGCCAGGTGCTCGGCCGCGTCCGCGCCGGCGCGCCCCCGCCCGTGGAGGCGTTCAAGCAGAAGGGGGTGGACTTCATCGTCGAGCCCGCGCTCCCCGAGCTGGTGCGGAGGATGAACGCGCTCGCCGGGGAGCCGCTCCTGGACCCGGCCGCGGTGGAGCGCGAGATCCGGGCGCGCGACCGCGAGCTCGACAACACCTTCTGCAAGGACGCGCAGATCACCGCCATCCGCGGCGCGCGGGCCTACCTGGGCGACCGGCTGATCCGCGTGGCGAAGCCGCACCGGCTGCTGGACCCCAAGGCCGGGCCGCTGATCGCCGTGCGGCTCTCCATCCTCACCCGCAAGACGCTGGGCGGGCTGGAGACCGACCTCTCGGCCCGCGTGCTGCGCACGGACGGCGAACCGCTCCCCGGGCTCTACGCCGCGGGCGAGGTGGCGGGCTTCGGGGGCGGGGGGATGCACGGCTACCGGGCGCTGGAGGGGACGTTCCTGGGCGGATGCATCTTCTCCGGACGCGCGGCGGGACGCGCGGCGGCGGAAGCCGTGGGGTGA